A genomic window from Betta splendens chromosome 17, fBetSpl5.4, whole genome shotgun sequence includes:
- the cfap410 gene encoding cilia and flagella associated protein 410 — translation MKLTRKLVLAKAKASDLDSVKKLNCWGCNISDISIFSQMTNIKVLTLSVNNISSLAPLAACLSLCELYLRRNLIPSLSELFHLRPLTRLRVLWLAENPCCGSDPSQYRLTVLRCLPHLQKLDNQVVTEEEIALALMEGEEVTTPPGSVQSQLSTNGLADVETETDPLNYNMVETNKIRQELGMKPLSRDKFPSISSPSTRETRPFMRKGHTLDAVLLLLKDLDEEELNIVHTATQNRLQTYTLHSDTLNNSLQTQKMADIQH, via the exons ATGAAGCTGACGCGGAAACTGGTTCTCGCTAAGGCAAAGGCCTCCGACCTGGACAGCGTAAAGAAACTGAACTGCTG gggATGCAACATATCGGAT ATATCCATCTTCTCTCAAATGACCAACATTAAGGTTCTCACATTGAG TGTCAACAATATCTCGTCCCTGGCCCCActggctgcctgcctgtctctttGTGAGCTCTACCTGAGGAGGAACCTGATTCCCTCACTGTCTGAGCTCTTTCATCTGCGTCCTCTCACACGCCTCAGAGTGCTCTGGCTGGCAGAAAACCCCTGTTGTGGAAGTGATCCAAGCCAGTATCGACTCACCGTTCTGCGATGCTTGCCTCACCTTCAGAAGCTGGACAACCAGG TGGTGACAGAAGAGGAGATTGCGCTAGCTCTCATGGAGGGTGAAGAGGTCACAACCCCACCAGGCAGCGTTCAAAGTCAGCTTTCCACCAATGGACTGGCAGATGTAGAGACAGAGACTGACCCGCTCAACTACAACATGGTGGAAACCAA TAAAATAAGGCAAGAGCTGGGGATGAAGCCCCTATCCAGAGACAAGTTCCCTTCTATTTCTTCCCCGTCAACTAGAGAAACCAGACCTTTTATGAGAAAG ggaCACACACTTGATGCGGTGTTGCTGCTGCTAAAGGACTTGGACGAAGAGGAGCTTAACATTGTGCACACAGCTACGCAGAACAGACTCCAGACATACACACTGCACTCAGACACGCTGAACAattcactgcagacacagaaaatgGCCGACATCCAACACTGA
- the rpl37a gene encoding 60S ribosomal protein L37a, with protein MAKRTKKVGIVGKYGTRYGASLRKMVKKIEISQHSKYTCSFCGKTKMKRRAVGIWHCSSCMKTVAGGAWSYNTTSAVTVKSAIRRLKELKDQ; from the exons ATG GCCAAGCGCACCAAGAAGGTGGGGATTGTTGGTAAATATGGCACGCGTTATGGCGCGTCGCTGAGGAAGATGGTGAAGAAAATTGAAATTTCCCAGCATTCAAAGTACACCTGCTCTTTCTGTGGCAAG AccaagatgaagaggagggctGTTGGCATCTGGCACTGTTCTTCCTGCATGAAGACTGTGGCTGGAGGTGCTTGGAGTTACAA CACAACTTCTGCTGTCACAGTCAAGTCCGCAATCAGGAGACTGAAGGAGTTGAAAGACCAGTAA